Proteins encoded within one genomic window of Candidatus Saccharimonadales bacterium:
- a CDS encoding glycosyltransferase, with product IFGKAKDELIGRAKAFLMPIQWEEPFGVAVIDALVCGTPVVAMRRGSMPEIIEHGVNGFLADNKEEFEHYMARVDEINPQACRDSVENRFSYPVMAQNYLSRYKEIIELVGQRRSSSAHRLRQLGDITANLFDQLPEND from the coding sequence ATTTTTGGCAAAGCTAAGGATGAGCTGATTGGCCGGGCCAAGGCGTTCTTGATGCCGATTCAGTGGGAAGAGCCCTTCGGGGTGGCAGTTATTGACGCACTAGTTTGTGGCACACCAGTGGTGGCCATGCGCCGCGGTTCGATGCCCGAGATCATCGAGCATGGCGTCAACGGTTTCTTGGCCGATAACAAAGAAGAATTCGAGCATTATATGGCCAGAGTTGATGAAATCAATCCCCAGGCTTGCCGCGACAGCGTCGAAAATCGTTTTTCTTATCCAGTAATGGCCCAGAATTACCTAAGTCGGTATAAAGAGATAATCGAGCTAGTCGGCCAGCGTCGCTCATCGTCAGCCCACCGCCTACGCCAACTTGGCGA